The DNA window GATCTGCTTCTTTGCGTTCGGCTAAAGTTTGCTCCAACTCAGCAAAAAAAGTCATGTTGGGAACGTCGCTATTAAACCAACAGGTACTTGCACCTGTGTGACACGTTGGCCCATTTGGATGCACCAAAATAAGAAGTGAATCTTGATCGCAATCAGCGGAAATATCCACTAGATCGAGAGTGTTGCCAGAAGTTTCACCTTTCATCCACAGGCGCTGTTTTGAACGGCTGAAGAAAGTGACTTTGCCTGTATCAAGCGTTTGAGCCAATGCTTCTTGGTTCATATAACCTTGCATTAAAACACGACCTGAATGGGCGTCTTGTATCACTGCAGGCAATAAATTCTG is part of the Glaciecola nitratireducens FR1064 genome and encodes:
- the hisIE gene encoding bifunctional phosphoribosyl-AMP cyclohydrolase/phosphoribosyl-ATP diphosphatase HisIE, with the protein product MKITNETSAQLAWEKMQNLLPAVIQDAHSGRVLMQGYMNQEALAQTLDTGKVTFFSRSKQRLWMKGETSGNTLDLVDISADCDQDSLLILVHPNGPTCHTGASTCWFNSDVPNMTFFAELEQTLAERKEADPSTSYTAELYSKGIKRIAQKVGEEGVETALAAVVQDLDELKNESADLLYHLIVLLQASNLSLNDAIAVLKARHNK